One Elephas maximus indicus isolate mEleMax1 chromosome X, mEleMax1 primary haplotype, whole genome shotgun sequence DNA segment encodes these proteins:
- the FATE1 gene encoding fetal and adult testis-expressed transcript protein produces the protein MAGGPLSLKEEMEASLAEERCPGDKGPSQEQLMTEMMDRGFRSLGAGSQRRQKLESKAAGSTGVSPAWNTNAPRPKKAVLYGTFGTRLLGLSADAYPPTSLLLYLEEGQELLRSGHRTAKESGHGDAHAQEYPGGFQGVRYHYERNPETDLLAEIGLEELNGLEMEVMRRQLRVITGRLQDLEDEGTTWYNRETLFFIILASACVVNLWLWMRH, from the exons ATGGCAGGAGGCCCCCTTAGCCTCAAGGAAGAGATGGAAGCGTCCTTGGCAGAAGAGCGGTGTCCTGGAGACAAAGGGCCAAGCCAGGAGCAGCTGATGACAG AAATGATGGATCGTGGGTTCCGGTCCCTGGGTGCTGGCTCCCAGCGGCGACAGAAGTTGGAGTCAAAGGCTGCTGGCTCGACTGGAGTCTCACCAGCTTGGAATACGAATGCTCCCCGACCCAAGAAAGCGGTACTGTATGGGACCTTTGGCACTCG GTTGCTGGGACTCTCAGCTGATGCCTACCCGCCCACGTCACTGCTCCTCTACCTAGAAGAAGGCCAGGAGCTCCTGAGAAGC GGGCACCGAACGGCGAAAGAGTCAGGCCATGGGGATGCCCATGCTCAGGAGTACCCTGGGGGCTTCCAAGGCGTGCGGTACCACTATGAGCG CAACCCAGAGACAGATCTGTTGGCAGAGATTGGCCTAGAAGAGCTCAATGGGCTGGAGATGGAAGTCATGAGAAGGCAG CTGCGTGTCATCACTGGGCGTCTGCAAGACCTGGAGGATGAGGGAACCACTTGGTACAACAGGGAAACGCTGTTCTTCATCATCCTGGCGTCGGCTTGCGTGGTCAACCTGTGGCTGTGGATGCGCCATTGA
- the PRRG3 gene encoding LOW QUALITY PROTEIN: transmembrane gamma-carboxyglutamic acid protein 3 (The sequence of the model RefSeq protein was modified relative to this genomic sequence to represent the inferred CDS: substituted 1 base at 1 genomic stop codon): MEEICSYEEVKEVFEDKEQMMEFWKGYPNAVYSVRNPVXSSDTMYVVVPLLGVALLIVIALFIIWRCQLQKATRHHPSYAQNRYLASRAGHSLPRVMVYRGTVHGLAESSGHREAGSNPHVVLGPSRGARTTVRLENTLYLPELSLSRLSSATPPPSYEEVTAPQESSSEEASVSYSDPPPKYEEIVAANPGSDK, from the exons ATGGAAGAGATCTGCAGCTACGAGGAGGTCAAGGAGGTGTTTGAGGACAAAGAGCAGATG ATGGAGTTCTGGAAGGGGTACCCAAACGCAGTCTACTCTGTCCGGAACCCCGTGTAGAGCTCAGACACCATGTATGTGGTGGTGCCCCTCCTGGGAGTGGCGCTGCTAATTGTCATCGCCTTGTTCATCATCTGGAGGTGCCAGCTGCAAAAGGCCACCCGCCATCACCCCTCCTATGCTCAGAACCGGTACCTTGCTAGTCGCGCTGGGCACAGCCTCCCCCGGGTCATGGTGTACCGCGGCACTGTGCATGGTCTGGCTGAGTCCTCTGGGCACCGGGAAGCAGGGAGCAACCCGCACGTGGTGCTGGGACCCAGTCGTGGGGCCAGGACCACGGTCCGGCTCGAGAATACCTTGTACCTCCCTGAGCTGTCCCTCTCCAGACTGTCCAGTGCCACCCCGCCCCCATCCTACGAGGAGGTGACGGCTCCCCAGGAGAGCAGCAGTGAGGAGGCCAGTGTCTCTTACAGCGACCCGCCCCCAAAGTATGAGGAGATAGTGGCCGCCAACCCTGGCTCAGATAAATAG